From bacterium HR17, the proteins below share one genomic window:
- the clpC_1 gene encoding ATP-dependent Clp protease ATP-binding subunit ClpC → MRERFSAPMGACDKHDGSPLAPTPRHFSDAAAFGATAMLWERFTEQALKAFLNAKNWANRLRSPTVTPEHLLLGLLDDESALAVQLLQQWGVDPQQLRAEMERQLALTAPRRPPTEPPIWSPALQQTVHWAAEEARALRENRIESVHLLLGLLRDRHNPAARWLARYGLLWDELRRRVHAMKASEPEQATPPRFPADVAWDLTAKVDEGDIQPVPLWQRERLHLKLALLQGKHIALLGDWDLAVLLAEQAAWDLAQEMLPETLRGRRLFWVNGTALMARADRDAALADVIDAAQAMLPQPVLVLGALEWWAAMGHLCAALAQRHICAVTLTDATRWDGFARRLPDLAALFCPIRIGEPTAREALEWLRAHKHRYEQQYRLEISEEALLAAIKKAAHAPSRPLLTAARQLLEAACAYAQLDAAAPQEMRDLQAELTLLHAQMQDLIKVGDHEHLPALMERAFVLQKRLDDWRTSPSPSPCVGAAHIYATAQLLHL, encoded by the coding sequence GTGCGCGAGCGATTCTCAGCACCGATGGGTGCATGCGACAAACATGATGGTTCGCCGCTCGCCCCGACCCCGCGCCATTTTTCCGACGCCGCTGCTTTTGGGGCGACGGCGATGCTTTGGGAACGCTTCACCGAGCAAGCGCTCAAAGCCTTTCTCAACGCCAAAAATTGGGCGAACCGGCTCCGCTCCCCGACCGTTACACCGGAGCATTTGCTGTTGGGTTTGTTGGACGATGAATCTGCCCTCGCCGTCCAGTTGTTGCAGCAATGGGGCGTGGACCCGCAGCAACTGCGCGCCGAAATGGAGCGCCAACTGGCGTTGACGGCGCCCCGCCGTCCGCCGACCGAACCGCCGATATGGTCGCCGGCGTTGCAGCAAACGGTGCATTGGGCAGCCGAAGAAGCCCGCGCTTTGCGGGAGAACCGCATTGAAAGCGTCCACCTTTTGCTAGGGCTTTTGCGCGACCGGCACAACCCTGCGGCGCGTTGGCTTGCCCGCTACGGGTTGCTTTGGGATGAATTGCGCCGCCGAGTCCATGCGATGAAAGCCAGCGAACCCGAACAGGCAACACCACCTCGTTTCCCCGCCGATGTCGCTTGGGATTTGACGGCGAAAGTGGATGAAGGGGACATCCAGCCGGTGCCCCTCTGGCAGCGGGAGCGGCTGCACCTGAAACTCGCTTTGCTGCAGGGCAAACATATCGCTTTGTTGGGCGACTGGGACCTCGCAGTATTGCTGGCAGAACAAGCCGCTTGGGACTTGGCGCAAGAGATGCTACCAGAGACGCTGCGGGGACGCCGCCTGTTCTGGGTGAACGGGACGGCTTTAATGGCGCGGGCTGACCGCGACGCCGCGCTCGCCGATGTGATAGACGCCGCTCAAGCCATGTTGCCCCAGCCCGTCTTGGTGCTAGGGGCATTGGAATGGTGGGCAGCGATGGGGCATTTGTGCGCTGCCTTGGCGCAACGGCACATCTGCGCCGTTACTTTGACGGACGCGACGCGATGGGACGGCTTCGCTCGGCGACTCCCTGACCTCGCCGCTCTCTTTTGCCCGATACGCATCGGCGAGCCCACCGCCCGCGAGGCGTTGGAATGGCTGCGAGCGCACAAGCACCGCTACGAGCAGCAGTATCGCCTTGAAATCAGCGAAGAGGCGTTGCTTGCAGCGATCAAAAAAGCGGCGCACGCGCCGTCCCGACCGCTGTTGACCGCCGCACGGCAGTTGTTGGAAGCAGCCTGCGCCTACGCACAGTTGGACGCTGCCGCCCCGCAGGAGATGCGTGACTTGCAAGCGGAGTTGACTTTGTTGCACGCTCAGATGCAAGACCTCATC